In Osmerus mordax isolate fOsmMor3 chromosome 24, fOsmMor3.pri, whole genome shotgun sequence, the following are encoded in one genomic region:
- the LOC136932526 gene encoding RILP-like protein 1 isoform X1, protein MHLRGVAKYKEFKKNVVIVGMELLTIPGDMEVFGSALHKNATELTVMDVYDIAAVVGNEFERIIDQYGCEALSRLMPKVVRVLEVLEVLVSRSNINPETEELRRELDRLRLERNERLEKEKKHQKELELVEDVWRGETQDLLSQIAQLQADNKSLLMSLSHKDSPVTKEELQKPEGMPDRERQVMRKLREVVDKQRDDIRAKDHELALKTEDVEALQLQQHRLMKINQDLRRRIGALEVQGKTVIQQKAELEALTQARQQEVGVLRREMERLREERLGWEMERERAEKVEASTPKPEVKAPTAGSATSLVAAKAASVMQNSVWVECGGDREFLTDCWKSEDYPSLLPDLTDRNTAGEDNYHDEEVEVLLWEALCDDPGGECEGQDRAESDAPRFTLQELKDVLQERNELKAQVFVLQEELAYYKSEDLEEEVEPVLFFPSPEPQAALVDQPESGIKRLIFTAIMPMVAAGLIQDDPTLMPIRRLMSFV, encoded by the exons ATGCACTTGAGAGGTGTCGCAAAGTATAAGGAATTTAAAAAGAATGTTGTAATCGTTGGAATGGAACTATTGACGATTCCAGGAGACATGGAGGTATTTGGGTCAGCGCTGCACAAAAATGCGACCGAGTTGACCGTTATGGACGTTTATGATATTGCCGCTGTTGTAGGCAACGAGTTCGAGCGGATAATAGACCAATACGGGTGCGAGGCGTTATCGCGGCTGATGCCCAAAGTGGTGCGTGTTCTGGAGGTTTTGGAAGTGCTTGTCAGTCGCAGCAACATCAACCCGGAGACCGAGGAGTTGCGGCGCGAGCTGGACAGGTTACGCCTGGAGCGGAATGAAAgattggagaaggagaagaaacacCAAAAG GAGCTGGAGCTCGTGGAGGACGTGTGGAGGGGCGAGACCCAGGACCTGTTGTCCCAGATCGCTCAGCTGCAGGCGGATAACAAGAGTCTCCTGATGAGCCTGTCCCACAAAGACTCTCCCGTTACCAAGGAGGAGCTGCAGAAACCGGAAG GAATGCCAGACAGAGAGCGTCAGGTAATGAGGAAGTTGAGAGAAGTGGTGGACAAGCAGAGGGACGATATCAGAGCCAAGGACCACGAGCTGGCCCTGAAGACAGAGGATGTGGAAGCG ctccagctgcagcagcaCCGGCTGATGAAGATCAACCAGGACCTGCGGCGCCGCATCGGGGCCCTGGAGGTCCAGGGCAAGACTGTGATCCAGCAGAAGGCCGAGCTGGAGGCTCTGACCCAGGCCAGGCAGCAGGAGGTGGGGGTcctgaggagggagatggagaggctcCGGGAGGAACGCCTCGGGTgggagatggagcgagagagggcgGAGAAGGTGGAGGCCTCCACGCCGAAGCCGGAGGTGAAGGCGCCCACGGCAGGGTCTGCCACG TCCTTGGTTGCGGCAAAAGCAGCGTCCGTCATGCAGAATTCAGTGTGGGTTGAATGTGGAGGCGATCGCGAGTTCCTGACAGATTGCTGGAAGTCAGAAGACTATCCTTCGCTCCTTCCAGACTTGACAGACAGGAACACCGCTGGGGAGGACAATTACCATGACGAGGAGGTGGAAGTGTTGCTATGG GAGGCGCTGTGTGACGATCCCGGGGGGGAGTGTGAGGGGCAGGACCGGGCGGAGAGCGACGCGCCTCGCTTCACCCTGCAGGAGCTGAAAGACGTGCTTCAGGAGAGGAACGAGCTGAAAGCCCAGGTGTTCGTGCTGCAGGAAGAACTGGCCTATTACAAAAG TGAGGacttggaggaggaagtggagcctGTTTTATTTTTTCCATCACCAGAGCCACAAGCTGCTTTAGTCGACCAGCCAGAGTCAGGAATCAAACGTCT GATCTTCACCGCGATAATGCCGATGGTAGCCGCAGGGTTGATCCAAGACGATCCCACGTTGATGCCAATCAGAAGACTCATGTCTTTTGTCTGA
- the rilpl2 gene encoding RILP-like protein 2 yields MEEREASPALAFDKDAFQLTVEDVYDISYVIGRDLLKISKRGEQVSDLQFKIVRVLEMFETLVNKSNLSLEELKMERDNLKSELDRIVRESSAGQGTQTLGPNQLVVDLKDPNRPRFTMQELKEVLQERNQLKAQLMVAQEELQLYKSGILPQAEPPMVEVNLDSPPSAGPHPNTPEEPKEQPKVEPKEEKTTIGKLFSFRRK; encoded by the exons ATGGAAGAGCGCGAGGCTTCACCCGCTTTGGCTTTCGATAAGGACGCGTTTCAGCTCACAGTGGAAGATGTTTATGACATTTCGTACGTAATCGGAAGAGATTTGTTGAAAATAAGTAAAAGGGGTGAGCAAGTTTCAGATTTGCAATTTAAGATTGTCCGTGTTTTGGAGATGTTCGAGACATTAGTCAATAAGTCCAACCTGTCGCTGGAGGAGTTAAAAATGGAACGAGATAACCTGAAAAGCGAGCTGGATAGAATCGTAAGAGAAAGTTCCGCGGGTCAAGGAACG CAAACGCTTGGACCGAACCAGCTCGTGGTAGACCTCAAAGACCCCAACAGACCCCGTTTCACTATGCAGGAACTGAAGGAGGTTCTTCAGGAAAGGAACCAGCTGAAAGCACAGTTAATGGTGGCTCAAGAGGAGCTACAACTCTACAAAAG TGGTATTCTCCCCCAAGCTGAGCCCCCCATGGTGGAGGTGAACCTGGACTCACCCCCCTCTGCAGGgccccaccccaacacaccagaGGAACCCAAAGAGCAACCCAAAGTGGAACCAAAAGAAGAGAAGACAACTATTGGAAAGCT
- the LOC136932526 gene encoding RILP-like protein 1 isoform X2, protein MHLRGVAKYKEFKKNVVIVGMELLTIPGDMEVFGSALHKNATELTVMDVYDIAAVVGNEFERIIDQYGCEALSRLMPKVVRVLEVLEVLVSRSNINPETEELRRELDRLRLERNERLEKEKKHQKELELVEDVWRGETQDLLSQIAQLQADNKSLLMSLSHKDSPVTKEELQKPEGMPDRERQVMRKLREVVDKQRDDIRAKDHELALKTEDVEALQLQQHRLMKINQDLRRRIGALEVQGKTVIQQKAELEALTQARQQEVGVLRREMERLREERLGWEMERERAEKVEASTPKPEVKAPTAGSATEALCDDPGGECEGQDRAESDAPRFTLQELKDVLQERNELKAQVFVLQEELAYYKSEDLEEEVEPVLFFPSPEPQAALVDQPESGIKRLIFTAIMPMVAAGLIQDDPTLMPIRRLMSFV, encoded by the exons ATGCACTTGAGAGGTGTCGCAAAGTATAAGGAATTTAAAAAGAATGTTGTAATCGTTGGAATGGAACTATTGACGATTCCAGGAGACATGGAGGTATTTGGGTCAGCGCTGCACAAAAATGCGACCGAGTTGACCGTTATGGACGTTTATGATATTGCCGCTGTTGTAGGCAACGAGTTCGAGCGGATAATAGACCAATACGGGTGCGAGGCGTTATCGCGGCTGATGCCCAAAGTGGTGCGTGTTCTGGAGGTTTTGGAAGTGCTTGTCAGTCGCAGCAACATCAACCCGGAGACCGAGGAGTTGCGGCGCGAGCTGGACAGGTTACGCCTGGAGCGGAATGAAAgattggagaaggagaagaaacacCAAAAG GAGCTGGAGCTCGTGGAGGACGTGTGGAGGGGCGAGACCCAGGACCTGTTGTCCCAGATCGCTCAGCTGCAGGCGGATAACAAGAGTCTCCTGATGAGCCTGTCCCACAAAGACTCTCCCGTTACCAAGGAGGAGCTGCAGAAACCGGAAG GAATGCCAGACAGAGAGCGTCAGGTAATGAGGAAGTTGAGAGAAGTGGTGGACAAGCAGAGGGACGATATCAGAGCCAAGGACCACGAGCTGGCCCTGAAGACAGAGGATGTGGAAGCG ctccagctgcagcagcaCCGGCTGATGAAGATCAACCAGGACCTGCGGCGCCGCATCGGGGCCCTGGAGGTCCAGGGCAAGACTGTGATCCAGCAGAAGGCCGAGCTGGAGGCTCTGACCCAGGCCAGGCAGCAGGAGGTGGGGGTcctgaggagggagatggagaggctcCGGGAGGAACGCCTCGGGTgggagatggagcgagagagggcgGAGAAGGTGGAGGCCTCCACGCCGAAGCCGGAGGTGAAGGCGCCCACGGCAGGGTCTGCCACG GAGGCGCTGTGTGACGATCCCGGGGGGGAGTGTGAGGGGCAGGACCGGGCGGAGAGCGACGCGCCTCGCTTCACCCTGCAGGAGCTGAAAGACGTGCTTCAGGAGAGGAACGAGCTGAAAGCCCAGGTGTTCGTGCTGCAGGAAGAACTGGCCTATTACAAAAG TGAGGacttggaggaggaagtggagcctGTTTTATTTTTTCCATCACCAGAGCCACAAGCTGCTTTAGTCGACCAGCCAGAGTCAGGAATCAAACGTCT GATCTTCACCGCGATAATGCCGATGGTAGCCGCAGGGTTGATCCAAGACGATCCCACGTTGATGCCAATCAGAAGACTCATGTCTTTTGTCTGA